caacaaattgacaactagaatgccaaagatCTGCAAGGCTATAATTGCTGCAAATTGAGGATTCTTTGATGAAAGCAAAgcttgaaggacacaattattatttcaattaaaaatcattatttataaccttgtcaacaccttcactatatttcctattcattttgcaactcatttcatgtatgttttcatggaaaacaaggacatttctaagtgacgccaaacttttgaacagtagtgtatgtttTCCCATGATTACACAGTGTAATGTCTATTCTTACCATATATCCATCCAATACTGAGTGACTGGCATATGGAGAGGAGCAGCAGAGTGGCACCACTGCACACATAATGATCAAACAGCTGGATGATGTAGAGGCCACCCTGTGAGAAAATAAAACTTTCATATAAATTCAAATCAATGTTTACAAATGTAGTTATTGTAATAACCAACCATAAATGCCTTGGATCAAAGTAGCTGAGTAAACTACACTGCacccatacagtgcattcggaaagtattcagaccccttgactttttccacattttgttacgttacagctttattctaaaaattgatttaaaaaatgttactcagtactttgttgaagcacctttggcagcgattacagccttgagactTCTCGGTATGACGCCATAAGCTTGGCattacagctattttcaggtctctccagagatgttcaatcaggttcaaatACGGGCACTGGCTGgaccacttaaggacattcagagacttgtcccaaagccactcctgcttggcagtgtacttagggtcgttgtcctcttGAAAGGTGAAccctcgccccagtctgaggtcctgagcactctggagtaggttatgatcaaggatatctctgtactttgctccgttcatctttccctcgatcctgactagtctcccagtccctgccgctgaaaaacatcatgCTGAcagtgccaccaccatgcttcgccgTAGGGATGCTATCAGGTTTCCtccacgcttggcattcaggctaaagagttcaaccttggtttcatccgaccaaagaatcttgtttctcatggtctgagagtctttaggtgccttttggcaaactccaagcaggctggcatgtgccttttattgaggagtggctctaccataaaggcctgattggtggagtgctgcagagatggttgtccttctggaaggtttcctCATCTCTAcaggaggaactctggagctctgtcagagtgaccatcgggttcttggtcacctccctgaccaaggcccttctcccccgattgctcagtttgcccaggcggccagctctaggaagagtcttggtggttccaaacttcttccatttaagaatgatggaggccatggtgttcttggggaccttcaatgctacagacattttttggtacccttccccagatttgtgcctcgacacaatcctttctcggaGTACATACAATTCCTTGCGCAtggcatggtttttgctctgacatgcactgtcaactgtgggaccttatatagacaggtgtgcgcctttccaaatcatgtccaatcaattgaatttaccacagttggcctccaatcaagttgtagaaacatctcaaggatgatcaatgaaaacaggattattttaaattacattttgtattacacatttatttaaccaggtaggctagtttagaacaagttctcatttacaactgcgacctggccaagaaaaagcaaagcagttcgacacatataacTACACAGAGTTAaaaatggagtaaaacaaacatacagtcaataatacagtagaaaaataagtctataaacaatgtgagcaaatgaggtgagataagggaggtaaaggcaataaataggcaatagtggggaagtaaatacaatatagcaagtaaaacactggaatggtagatttgacagtagatgagcgtgcaaagtagaaatactggggtgcaaagtaaataaatacagtaggggaagcagtagttgtttgggctatttatagatgggctatgtacaggtgcagtgatctgtgagctgcttccagtttcagagatttttgtagttcgttccagtcagtcttccagcagagaactggaaggagaggcggccaaaagaggaattggctttgggggtgacaagtgagatatacctgctggaacgcgtgctacaggtggctgctgctatggtgacgagcaggctgagataaggggggattttacctagcagggtcttgtagatgacctggagccagtgggtttggcgacgagtatgaagcgagggccagccaacgagagcatacaggtcgcagtggtgggtagtatatggggctttggtgacaaaacagatggcactgtgatagactgcatccaatttgttgagtagggtgttggaggctattttgtaaatgacgtcgccaaagtcgaggatcggtaagatggtcagttttacgagggtatgtttggcagcatgaatgaaggatgctttgttgcgagatagaaagccaattctagatttaactttggattggagatgttttatgtgagttcggaaggagagtttacagtctaaccagacacctaggtatttgtagttgtccacatattctaagtcagaaccgtccagagtagtgatgccgGACGGGctggcaggtgcaggcagcgatcggttgaagagcatgcatttagttttacttgtatttaagagcagttggaggccacggaaggagagttgtatggcattgaagctcgtctggagggttgttaacacagtgtccaaagaagggccggaagtatacagaatggtgtcgtctgcgtagaggtggatcagagactcaccagcagcaagagcgacatcattgatatatacagagaagaaagtcggcccaagaattgaaccctgtggcacccccatagagacttctaGAGGCcctgacaacaggccctctgatttgacacactgaactctgtcggagaagtagttggtgaaccaggcgaggcaatcatttgagaaaccaaggctgttgagtctgccgatgaggatgtggtgattgagtcgaaagccttggccaggtcaatgaatacggttgcacagtattgtttcttatcgatggcggttaagatatcgtttagaaccttgagagtggctgaggtgcacccatgaccagctctgaaaccatggcggagaaggtacgggatgcacctgagctcaattttgagtctcatagcaaagggtctgaatacttatacccaggcccacccatggctgctcccctgcccagtcatgtgaaatccatagataagggcctaatgaattcatttaaattgacagattttctTCTATGAACTAActtagtaaaatctttgaaattgttgcatgttgcgtttatatttttgctcagtatatTTTATGATTTAGTTTTGAAAAAGTGCTGCTTAGATCCAACCTTTTTATTGCCATTCTTTTGAAGTTATTTCACTTACCTCACTATAACACTTCACAATTCATGTTCCTGATATTAAGTTTTCAGTTTTAGAGAACCACCTCTACCTGTGGTCATACAGCAACAACCTCTCACCTCTGTGATCATGATGAGACCGaccaggtagcagcagcagcagatgaGCAGCAGCAGAAGCTCCCTCCGGTAGCCCTTTCTGATGAGGTTGGGATAGAAGTCCGTTACCGAGGTCATAAGGCTCTCAAGGGCGACAAACTgggggaaatgagagagagggcaAGGTACATAGGAGGGAAAGGTAAAGGGAAGGACACAACAGGGACAGGACACCCAGGTGTGTTGAGCTCTAACCTGGCTATCTACTCCCAACAGGATGATCATGGTGAAGAAGCAGACAGCCCAGAACTGAGGGCAGGGGAGCAGGGACACTGCCTGAGGGTACACTATGAAGACCAGGCCAGGACCTTCAGCAGCACAACAATGAAAAAATTACAGAATATATGTACCCAAATGCAATCTGATTGAATTAATTTAACGAGACATTTAGTTATGCATGTCAAAAAAGTAGATTTCATGAGCTGAGACAGTGCTTCTACCAGACAAGGTATAGATGCAGACAAAATGAAGTTCAGAAGAAAGGTGAAGTAGGCACAGATCTCACTAACTAAAGCAGATGGGCCAGCTCTCTCTGATGATTAAAGTGCAGGCTGAGGACAGGATAGAAAATCAGATACGGTTTGTCTTGAACATCATTTTTCTATCTTTGCATCCCGCTCTCTCAGCCATCCACAATGCTGAGCAATTATGTTGTCAGACAGTACTTGGGGTGATCAGTAGGATAATAGGGAGTCATACCATTGTAGATTGATGTCCTTTAAAGACTCACCTGACTCAGCAACCACAGAGATGTCCACACCCTGTTCTCCAGCCATATAACCCAGTATGGAGAAAATGGCGAAACCAGACACAAAGCTGGTCCCACTGTTCAACAAGCACAGGTAGAAGGAATCTCTGCAAGGTACAAAACAAGTTTAACGTATAAAGACACCTTCCTCTTTCACATACACTGTTGGCAAGGGTCTAATAAGATTTAAATACATGTTATTAATGTTCAGGGCGATTGAGGTAATGTGTCATGAATCCTCCTGGCGTAGGTGAATAAGCAAACTGTTATTATATGCTCTGAGATCTTGACCTGCAGTGTTTGCCAGATGAAACCCTGAAGGCAGCTTGCTGTTGAAACGTTATTAAGTGATAAAAAGGAATGCGTCAGAGCCATGAGAGTATGTGTTTTTTCTTTTCCATGCATTCTACTTCTTCAGCCTGCACCTCACCTAACCAGATGTGCTTTTTCCTGtctccagactgactgactgaagagaTCTTGTGAACATAGATCCTCCTGGTACTGCTAAATAAGCAAACTATGTGAGATCTTCAATGTGCCAAATTATTACCTCCAATTTTGAATCAAACCCACACACTAGTTGAAGCCTCACTTGTAGCAGTTGTTGTTGTATTTGTTGTAGCTTCCAAGAGAGGTCAGGTAGCCCAGGCATATGGCGTAAGAATAGAATATCTGGGTTCCTGCATCCATCCAAACCTTATTAACGAACAAACAGACAAAGAAGAGGTAAACTAAAGGCATAAACTGAACATGTTTAAGTAGCACAAGGGAAATGTATATCAGTAAGAAGCGAGACTAAACAAGGATTTAGAGGGCCGGTTTCCTGGACACCAATGAAGCATACTCCTGGACTAAGGATGTTCAATGGAAATACTCAATTTgaagtgtttttttgttgtcgTCCAGGACTAGTCtttatctgtgtctgggaaaatTGTCCATACTACAGATAATACCTGTGGATCAGCTAGGCGTGTAACATTGGGATACAAGTAGTAGAATATGCCATCTTTAGCTCCTGGAAGGGTCACTCCTCGGACAAATAGCACCGCTAGCATTACATAGGGGAAGGTGGCCGTGAAGTAGGCTGCCTATGAATTAGTATTACAGGATTAGTAGAACACAGAAAACACAATATAGCCAAGCATTCCCGGCATCACCATACCAACTATGGGCCCATAATTGCACCAAGTAACTTTAAAGCTACATCAaatagctgtctctctgtttattttATGTTTGTTTTGTTACCTCTGAATTCAAGATGGATTGAGATTGGATGATACATAATTATGAAACTACTGTCTTGACTAATATATGAAATCAAAACCACCTTCCCTGTAGACCTAACTCCTTTCCAGATACAGAAGTAGCAGATGGCCCAGGACAGCAGAAGACACAGAGCCAACTCCCATCTAATGCCTCCCAATGACTCAATTCCATCTGACATTCTCAGCACTCGCCGGCTGTAAGGAGAAATAGTTGACACAGCAATACATTTGATCACCAAAATAAAATATATTGTACGTAAATGTATTGTAGTCTATTGTATGCTTATAAGAATCATTTCATAATTCCAATAGTTCCTATTAAGAAATAGGACAATAGTATCTGATTCATTTATAAATTGAGGAGTCAAGAATCTAATCACAAACGATGCAGTGGGGTTAAAAACATAGCATTTATAAATAGACTTACTGCCAAAACTCCACAACGGAAGATGACACATTCAGGAGTGGAACAGTCCAATTGGTGCTGGCATTCTTGGTGGCAAATGTCACACACAAATCTGAAATACATTCAAGTCTAGTTGAAACAGGTTATAAAGTCGACAGCTTCAAGTGGATATGCAACCTAATAGACAGATCCTCTTAATGTAATTGACTCAAAAGCAATATGAACCCTtaaaatgttaaacactatttcaTTCAATCTGAGAAAATGTTTTAAAGAGGTCTGATGACAAGGTAAacactttcaaatcaaatcaaagtttatttgtcatgcgccctgaatacaacaggtgtagagcttacagtgaaaggcttacttacaggctctaaacaATGGtgtgaaaaaaagaaagaaaaaaatgtgtgtgtgtgtaggtaagtaaagaaataaaacaacagtaaaaagacatttgaaaaaagagtagcaaggctatatacagacacctttTAGtgaggcttattgaggtagtatgtacatgtaggtatcgttaaagtgactatgcatatatgatgaacagagagtagcggaagcgtaaaaagaggggttggcgagacacaatgcagatagcctggttagccaatgtgcgggtgcactggttggtcaggccaatttgttaatttatttttaattgacctttattttactaggcaagtcagttaagaacaaattcttatttgcaatgacaacctatgaactgccttgttcaggggcagaacgacagatttgtaccttgtcagcttggggatttgaacttgcaaccttccggttactagtccaacgctctaaccactaggctaccctgccgccgtatgtacatgaatgtatagttaaagtgactatacatataagataaacagagagtagcagcagcataaaagaggggttgaggggggggggcacacaatgcaaatcgTCCGgttaaccatttggttacctgttcaggagtctttttgtgtgtgtgtgtgtgtgtgagagagagagagagaggggggggtagaagATACCAGACAGCTCTTCTCCCCCATTATTCTCACTGTCTTCAGTATTTGTGCAAACTGTCAGAAGATGTTCACGTGAACACAATGATTGCTAATGATCTCCCCTCACTGAACTACCATGGCTGCAAGCGGTtagaattttttgttgttgataagAGTccagttgctagatcgaatccctgagctgacaaggtacaaatctgtctttctgcccctgaacaaggcagttcataggccgtcattgtaaataagaatttgttcttaactgacttgcctagttaaataaaggttcaataaaaaaagagAAAATAACTAGGCTTCAGAGGTAGTTGCTCCTATAAAGATTATCGCAACCCAGCAGCTTCGAATACACTGTTTGATAAAACTGCCACCAAGTCAGGGGATTTGGCCATTTGGGGACCTGTTACATTTGTGTTTTTAATTTCAAGAAATTATTAAATAGATATAGGCCATATAAAGTTGTGTTAAAAATCAGTCAGTGGGGACCCCTCAGACAGATGGGGTCTGTTTCAGTTGAAACATATGCACATAGCAGTCCTCCTCTGCACCAAATTTCAGTCAAGTCAACAATATTGTAAATACCTGTGTTCCAAGCATTGTTGCAGTTAGCCCATGGCAGGTCAGCAGTGAAGGATGAGAACAGGTAGAGGAAAGCCCACACCAGAATCACTATGTAGGTACTACATCCATATATAGTGATCACCTGGGCGGCATAGCCCATTCCTGATGAAGACAAGCAAAACATAGCAACATGCTCATAAAAAACTAACACGATTTTTCAAATGACCTTCACTGCAGTTGATTCCCAATGACAGCAGCCCAAAGGCCTGTCCGGCACATAATTGAGTCTTGTCACCTTACTGTCCAAATGCATTGTGTGCAGCCGGCAAAACGTTCATATCCTTTGTAGACCGGTTAGCACCTAAAACATCAGGCGGCATAGGCTTCGATTTCCGTAACTTTATTTCGGACATCCTAACAGGTTATAGTTATACACGTGTCGCGATCAATCAGTTAGCAGGTCGGATAtttccgagtttcctagttccgacttgCACTTGAACGCGGCCTTCAGCCAGGGCATTTTCGTCAGTTCGTGCACACATTTTTTTTCTCGAGGCAAGCCAAAGCGTCGTCACTGGTTACCACAGACGAAGTCTAAACCACGCCCATTTCTAAAATGTATCTtcttaaaatgttattttaaacctaaccttaaccacactgctaaccttatgcctcaccttaaattaagaccaaaaggcGATTTTTTTACGATCTATTCCCCCAAAACTTGTGGCACCGATGAAGGGGCGTAgctgaagtctacgccccttcgtcggtgattggtcaacagaagGGATTAttcaatgaagtgtttgttgTCGTTTAGCGAGAAACTAGAGATACAgtatactgcaccaaacatcttagttagatgtcaaATTGCGTGACAAATTGCGTGAATACTCAATAAATCTGTCGTTCATTTTTACGTTATGTGAAGGTTATACCACAATTGCCGAATAAAACAATATGAAATCACACATTTACCTGTAGAAATACATTTTTTCCCTGTTGATATTGATTTATATAAGCAAATTCATAGTTTCTCATCTTTTGGTTGCTAGacactcgacccagtcgttcgttctttATGATCCATACTAGCCATGCACGATAGcaatgttcttatcccttgcttgctgcTAACTAGCCAACGAGCAGCCAGAATACAGAAGGAACTGGTAATTGCCGGGTTTGCTTGGCATTGCTAGAAAAGTTGCGTCCTCGTCAGGTCACTCGACACTGTACATTACGACGAAATGGCATTGCATATCAAACACTATGCTAGAAGCTAGCAAAATAGTTTTTGTTGCTAGCAAACCTGCCAATATGACAAGCGAATTCAAATATCAGTTGCTGAAAACATCTGGTCAAACTAGAAACGTGGAGTATTTAACAGCATAGCGCCACTTGCATCATGTCTGAAGTGGGGACCAGAAAATTGCATGTTCATCACTCACCATGTTGGGTCATCAGATGGCATCTGAGATGCTCCATAAAAAAATGTCTCTGCAAAAACAATGCCAGCCAAGTTTTTTCCTCATTGGACCTGCGTTTACGATGTATCCAATTTCAGTTTGTGTGGTTGTTGGTTTAGCTTTCTGCAACTTTGTAGCAAGTACCATCTGCATGTATAGGCGCTTATTGCGTCATGATTGCAAGGTGTCCGATATCTTTTCCAACTGTCCAATTATCTGgcattatacaacgggtgggtctaatcctgaaaccgcattccagccagtgtctatttaatggaagcctctcaaatgtaatccagttagaatcaggaattccccagggtagttgtttaggccccttgctttttttcTACATTTTTACTAActacatgccactgactttgagtaaagccagagtgtctatgtatgcggatgactcaacactatacacgtcagctactacagcgactgaaatgactgcaaaactcaacaaagagctgcagttagtttcagagtgggtggcaaggaataaattaGCCCTAAATACGTTGCCAGGCAGTATGgcaatagaacatttagaacaaacaACTGGGTCGTGTCTATAGATACAGATGAAAAAGACTGAACTGGGTTGCGTCTCTAGCAACCGAATCGACAGAACGAACGACAAATTCATCAAAATGATGTTTCTAATGAAAATATGTAAAtcgttatttgaatatgttggtaacccgttgtagaAAAGTGATAATGCACTtgaagccagtgtttggaggatatattggcacggtctgccaacaacacccatgccaatatatcctccaaacaccggcgtCTCGGACATTATCATTTAATTATTCAacggtgggtctaatcctgaatgctgatttgtTAAAATCGCATTCCAGcctgtgtctattccacaagatACCACTGGCTACATCTATGATGTCAatatgcctatttactctgttccatctgactacgcaatccactgtctcatcagcccagccacaaccacagggctctccagatggtggtgcagtctgcccaatGCCTGCCCTCCCGGACacatacagcacccaatgtcacaagaaggccaaaaagatcatcaaggacatcaaccacccgagccactgcctgttcaccctgctactatccagaaggcgaggtcagtacaggtgcaaaaaaactgggaccgagagactgaaaaacagcttctatctcaagggcatcagactgttaaatagccatcactagccggctacctcccggttactcaaccctacaccttagaggctgctgccctatatacatagacatgaaatcactggtcactttaataatggaacattagtcactttaatagtgtttacatactgctttactcatttcatatgtatatactgtattctattctactgtattttagtcaatgccacttcgacattgctcgtcctaatatttatattttgCGTAACGttcttttactttagatttgtgtgtattattgtgaattatt
This genomic window from Oncorhynchus nerka isolate Pitt River linkage group LG2, Oner_Uvic_2.0, whole genome shotgun sequence contains:
- the LOC115141972 gene encoding sodium- and chloride-dependent GABA transporter 2-like isoform X2, which gives rise to MGYAAQVITIYGCSTYIVILVWAFLYLFSSFTADLPWANCNNAWNTDLCVTFATKNASTNWTVPLLNVSSSVVEFWHRRVLRMSDGIESLGGIRWELALCLLLSWAICYFCIWKGVRSTGKAAYFTATFPYVMLAVLFVRGVTLPGAKDGIFYYLYPNVTRLADPQVWMDAGTQIFYSYAICLGYLTSLGSYNKYNNNCYKDSFYLCLLNSGTSFVSGFAIFSILGYMAGEQGVDISVVAESGPGLVFIVYPQAVSLLPCPQFWAVCFFTMIILLGVDSQFVALESLMTSVTDFYPNLIRKGYRRELLLLLICCCCYLVGLIMITEGGLYIIQLFDHYVCSGATLLLLSICQSLSIGWIYGAERFCDNIEDMIGYRPSSLLKYCWLYITPTIGTVTFVFSLLKYSPLKFNNTYVYPWWAYGLGWILAMSSLSLIPITMVYKLYQAKGTFWQRLQTVCRPADDLPMMKKEMAGLYALDRVTEDEKTYKNNL
- the LOC115141972 gene encoding sodium- and chloride-dependent GABA transporter 2-like isoform X1, with the protein product MFLRPPSGRSSWNLDSAVIHKSSSSSRQLHQPLTSRQELNRLDQQYSPSDPLSLTHCRMAGPLLAGRHETLPGPMQVAQQRVNERGQWENKLEFILTVAGAIVGLGNIWRFPYLCYKNGGGVFFIPYILYLVTCGIPLFILETALGQYTSQGGITCWRKICPLFEGMGYAAQVITIYGCSTYIVILVWAFLYLFSSFTADLPWANCNNAWNTDLCVTFATKNASTNWTVPLLNVSSSVVEFWHRRVLRMSDGIESLGGIRWELALCLLLSWAICYFCIWKGVRSTGKAAYFTATFPYVMLAVLFVRGVTLPGAKDGIFYYLYPNVTRLADPQVWMDAGTQIFYSYAICLGYLTSLGSYNKYNNNCYKDSFYLCLLNSGTSFVSGFAIFSILGYMAGEQGVDISVVAESGPGLVFIVYPQAVSLLPCPQFWAVCFFTMIILLGVDSQFVALESLMTSVTDFYPNLIRKGYRRELLLLLICCCCYLVGLIMITEGGLYIIQLFDHYVCSGATLLLLSICQSLSIGWIYGAERFCDNIEDMIGYRPSSLLKYCWLYITPTIGTVTFVFSLLKYSPLKFNNTYVYPWWAYGLGWILAMSSLSLIPITMVYKLYQAKGTFWQRLQTVCRPADDLPMMKKEMAGLYALDRVTEDEKTYKNNL